In one Dehalogenimonas formicexedens genomic region, the following are encoded:
- a CDS encoding DUF3854 domain-containing protein, which yields MKDMSGENTVTGGVFSEAVPELLESHLTHLLKETGLDLDVIRERKYRSVVCKAELARLGFAPSQQRVPGLLIPLWGVDAQAAGYQLRPDNPRTNNQGKAVKYELPAGSSNHLDCPPRCHKDLGNPKVPLWITEGSKKADALAGRGACAISVTGVWGFKGKNEFGGVTFLADWDYIALKDRAVFLAFDSDIVTKEPVKKALSHVAEHMRRKGAKVQIVQLPQLEGQSKTGIDDYLLQHSLAEAEKLVGEFKLEEEDRERYVSGFILRDGTVGEMVVDEDDRYFMVSDGGTIKKVWQYDTSKVTYLPTSDPLVGHVVHFAPGATPYDSQAILFKDVKNFIHRYMELPADFEEIASLYVLLSWVYEFAPSIPYLRVIGDWGTGKTRFLQVVGSVCFRPMFASGATTPSPIFRILEQFRGTLVLDEADFKDSSAWTEMVKLLNNGYRPGMPVLRADKENGKWFPRGYQVFGPKLLSTRFPFSDEALESRCLTSEMMPLTRDDIPRVLPASFDKEVGTLRSKLLTFRLQNLCRLKGKTFGNELLEPNLQPRLQEILIPMKAMLNGDHAMAEALGSFVHRLQESLYTRRRESDAGRVLAAMIELHRENQELSLKNIAINASAIDEEGAPFNPEKAGWLTRRLGFQKEKGSTTRRRVVCWDQARVESLVKQYGLKLETPVSVVKPFTPFEPFETASDSPKGSPGQEKPFAEKAGNIADLASNGAKGLETAEKPFEKPFNREPEREAKGLKGSKGSVGNTAPHHQPEETT from the coding sequence GTCACCTGACGCATCTCCTGAAAGAAACCGGCCTCGATCTCGACGTCATCCGTGAGCGGAAATACCGGAGCGTTGTGTGCAAAGCCGAGCTTGCCAGGCTCGGCTTTGCCCCGTCGCAACAGCGGGTGCCCGGACTCCTCATCCCTCTTTGGGGCGTCGATGCTCAGGCGGCCGGTTACCAACTCCGGCCTGATAATCCCCGCACCAACAACCAGGGAAAAGCGGTCAAGTACGAGCTTCCGGCCGGTTCGTCAAACCACCTCGACTGCCCACCCCGTTGCCACAAAGACCTCGGAAATCCGAAAGTCCCTCTCTGGATAACCGAGGGATCGAAGAAGGCTGACGCCTTGGCCGGCCGCGGCGCCTGCGCCATATCCGTTACCGGCGTCTGGGGTTTCAAGGGCAAGAACGAATTCGGCGGCGTCACCTTCCTAGCCGATTGGGATTATATCGCCCTCAAAGACCGGGCAGTCTTTCTCGCTTTCGACTCCGACATCGTCACCAAGGAGCCGGTGAAGAAAGCGCTGTCTCATGTTGCTGAGCATATGCGGCGCAAAGGGGCGAAAGTGCAGATTGTCCAGTTGCCCCAGCTGGAAGGCCAGAGCAAAACGGGCATCGACGACTACCTGCTGCAACATTCCCTTGCCGAAGCCGAAAAGCTAGTCGGCGAGTTTAAGTTGGAAGAGGAAGACCGGGAACGCTATGTCTCCGGTTTCATCCTCCGTGACGGCACGGTGGGCGAGATGGTAGTCGATGAAGACGACCGCTATTTCATGGTTTCGGACGGCGGGACAATCAAAAAAGTCTGGCAGTACGACACCTCGAAGGTGACTTATCTGCCGACCTCCGACCCGCTGGTCGGCCACGTGGTGCATTTTGCTCCCGGCGCGACGCCATATGACTCGCAGGCAATCCTCTTCAAAGACGTAAAGAACTTCATTCACCGTTATATGGAACTGCCGGCCGACTTCGAGGAGATCGCTTCTCTCTATGTCCTCTTAAGCTGGGTCTACGAGTTTGCTCCGTCGATTCCCTATCTCCGGGTGATTGGCGATTGGGGCACCGGCAAGACGCGCTTTTTGCAGGTCGTAGGCAGCGTCTGCTTCCGGCCGATGTTTGCCTCGGGAGCGACCACGCCGTCGCCAATCTTCCGCATCCTGGAACAATTCCGGGGAACGCTGGTGCTTGATGAAGCCGACTTTAAAGATTCTTCCGCCTGGACGGAGATGGTGAAGCTTCTCAATAACGGCTACCGGCCAGGAATGCCGGTCCTAAGAGCCGATAAAGAAAACGGGAAATGGTTTCCGCGGGGCTACCAGGTATTCGGCCCGAAACTTCTGTCGACCAGGTTTCCTTTCAGCGACGAAGCACTGGAGAGCCGCTGCCTCACCTCCGAGATGATGCCTCTCACCCGCGACGACATCCCCCGGGTGCTGCCGGCATCGTTCGACAAGGAAGTCGGGACCCTGCGCTCGAAGCTTTTGACCTTTCGCCTTCAAAACCTTTGCCGCCTTAAGGGCAAGACCTTCGGCAACGAACTCCTAGAACCGAACCTGCAACCGCGCCTCCAGGAGATACTCATCCCCATGAAAGCCATGCTTAATGGCGACCATGCCATGGCTGAGGCGCTAGGCAGTTTCGTCCATCGGCTGCAGGAGTCGCTTTACACACGGCGCCGGGAGAGCGATGCCGGACGGGTGCTTGCCGCCATGATCGAACTGCACCGGGAAAACCAGGAGCTGTCTCTCAAAAACATCGCAATAAACGCCAGCGCCATTGATGAAGAGGGGGCTCCGTTCAACCCGGAAAAGGCTGGGTGGCTGACCCGAAGACTGGGCTTTCAAAAAGAGAAGGGAAGCACCACCCGGCGAAGGGTCGTCTGTTGGGATCAGGCAAGGGTCGAAAGCCTGGTTAAGCAGTACGGCCTCAAGCTCGAAACGCCCGTATCGGTCGTAAAACCTTTCACTCCTTTCGAACCTTTCGAAACAGCTTCGGATTCTCCGAAAGGTTCTCCAGGCCAGGAAAAACCTTTCGCGGAAAAAGCCGGAAATATTGCGGATTTAGCTTCAAACGGGGCGAAAGGTTTGGAAACCGCGGAAAAACCTTTCGAGAAACCTTTCAATCGTGAGCCTGAACGTGAGGCGAAAGGTTTGAAAGGTTCGAAAGGTTCTGTAGGGAATACGGCGCCTCATCATCAGCCGGAGGAAACGACATGA
- a CDS encoding J domain-containing protein yields MEERFNKIKRLQRELAYELQSFMADCFTNAADPAAIIDFAQRLGMDISAAQRTVPSTQPTFDPYRILGCDRSMLQEQVRRRYLDLLRKLHPDTAGIKGTEYLTQLVTEAFRKISSDRRW; encoded by the coding sequence ATGGAAGAGCGCTTCAACAAGATCAAGCGGCTGCAGCGAGAGTTGGCATACGAGCTTCAGTCCTTCATGGCCGATTGCTTTACCAATGCCGCCGATCCGGCCGCCATCATCGATTTCGCTCAGCGGCTTGGCATGGATATATCGGCAGCCCAAAGAACAGTGCCGTCAACTCAGCCGACTTTTGACCCCTACCGCATCCTCGGCTGCGACCGGTCCATGCTTCAGGAGCAGGTGAGGCGGCGTTATCTCGATCTCCTGCGGAAACTTCATCCCGACACCGCCGGCATTAAGGGCACCGAGTACTTGACCCAGCTCGTCACCGAGGCGTTCAGGAAAATCTCAAGCGACAGGAGGTGGTGA
- a CDS encoding AAA family ATPase → MKDNNVLELLTEIARFEATVDMDKDYRIGWGWRHVRIWPATLSKLFKEGYLENVFRSNSHTGYRLSELGKSLLAAENTPPRTHQEPKLATPNSLFDDIIGHDGVKELLRASLLAEKPVHVLLTGPPALAKTLFLWDIERAGGEKAIWLVGSATSKAGLWDLVAEREPSILLIDEIDKMNAADTAALLTMMEGGRLVRTKRGRELNLSNPLRVIAASNRCEKLSPELRSRFAIRQLFPYGRTEYLTVVKGVLVRCEGLSPELAEEIARRLDGLTQNVRDAIRVARLAPQLGVEKAIKLLIGGNESEK, encoded by the coding sequence ATGAAGGACAACAACGTTCTTGAACTTCTCACGGAGATCGCCCGGTTCGAGGCCACGGTAGACATGGACAAGGACTACCGCATCGGCTGGGGCTGGCGGCACGTCCGGATCTGGCCGGCGACGCTGTCCAAACTGTTTAAGGAAGGCTATCTCGAAAACGTCTTCCGCTCCAACTCCCACACCGGCTACCGGTTGAGCGAACTGGGCAAAAGCCTTCTTGCGGCTGAAAACACGCCGCCCCGGACGCACCAGGAGCCAAAACTGGCAACACCCAACTCTCTTTTCGATGACATCATAGGGCATGACGGCGTAAAAGAACTTCTCAGGGCGTCATTACTTGCCGAAAAGCCAGTGCATGTGCTCCTTACCGGGCCGCCGGCGCTGGCCAAGACGCTATTCCTCTGGGACATCGAAAGGGCGGGCGGTGAAAAAGCCATCTGGCTGGTGGGTTCGGCGACATCGAAAGCGGGACTGTGGGACCTAGTGGCCGAGCGCGAGCCGTCGATACTCCTTATTGACGAGATCGACAAGATGAACGCCGCCGACACCGCGGCGCTGCTTACCATGATGGAGGGCGGCCGCCTGGTGCGTACAAAAAGAGGCCGAGAGCTCAACCTCAGCAACCCCCTCCGCGTGATCGCCGCTTCCAACCGCTGCGAAAAGTTGTCGCCGGAGCTTCGGTCGCGGTTCGCCATCCGGCAGCTCTTCCCATATGGCCGGACGGAGTATCTCACGGTCGTAAAGGGCGTTTTAGTGCGATGCGAAGGTCTCAGTCCCGAGCTTGCCGAAGAGATCGCCCGCCGTCTGGACGGCCTCACTCAGAACGTCCGCGATGCCATCAGGGTGGCGCGCCTGGCGCCGCAACTCGGAGTAGAAAAGGCCATCAAATTATTGATCGGAGGAAACGAAAGTGAAAAGTGA
- a CDS encoding C2H2-type zinc finger protein: MYTCKICNRQFKSIKALGGHTSGAHPVNKDEPPINENQAPEQVEGKADEESIASEIREYLGKGYTFEQLTNDLHFKERTVRQELVKMIPAADDQASNLPSTYKQSEVISPEAVLRRYMGDSYEEQCELRGMMKLRSSMLLVMELAQIQKTQAEAEAKRFEPLLRMLTASREELDAAAARARGASSEMAREAAQEAVGGVLGYIEEKLPKGPPPKTVDEAYAKRVDKVMDMMWGMMEQQMFPGRSGGGVPEGWETEQKKGGM, from the coding sequence GTGTACACATGCAAGATCTGCAACAGGCAATTCAAGTCGATTAAGGCGCTCGGCGGTCATACATCAGGCGCCCACCCAGTAAACAAGGATGAACCACCCATAAACGAAAACCAGGCCCCTGAACAGGTGGAAGGGAAGGCGGATGAGGAGAGCATCGCATCCGAGATCAGGGAATACCTGGGCAAGGGCTACACCTTCGAGCAACTCACGAATGACCTTCACTTCAAAGAAAGAACGGTGAGGCAGGAACTGGTCAAGATGATCCCGGCGGCCGACGACCAGGCCAGCAACCTGCCATCGACATACAAGCAAAGCGAAGTCATCTCTCCAGAGGCGGTCCTCCGTCGTTACATGGGGGACAGCTATGAAGAACAGTGTGAACTCCGCGGCATGATGAAACTCCGGTCGTCGATGCTTCTAGTGATGGAGCTGGCTCAAATCCAAAAGACTCAAGCCGAAGCTGAGGCCAAACGCTTTGAGCCGCTTTTAAGGATGCTAACTGCCTCTCGCGAGGAGCTCGATGCCGCAGCCGCCAGGGCCCGGGGCGCCAGTTCGGAAATGGCCAGAGAAGCGGCCCAGGAGGCGGTTGGCGGTGTCTTGGGCTATATCGAAGAGAAGCTACCCAAAGGACCACCGCCGAAGACGGTTGACGAGGCCTATGCCAAGCGAGTCGATAAAGTGATGGACATGATGTGGGGCATGATGGAGCAACAGATGTTTCCTGGCCGGAGCGGCGGTGGCGTTCCGGAAGGCTGGGAGACAGAACAAAAGAAAGGAGGCATGTAA
- a CDS encoding TIGR04255 family protein, with amino-acid sequence MAIKEIFPHPTVTQVIFQIRFPNLLFLEGKMGDFQLKIMKQFPESNVVFRRQFAWIDVGPKVQLGEIRDTQEKEGGAGQKIWQFVSPLGLQLNVLTNSLDIVSTQHKTYDLDGEVKFREIIKNVVDNLLEVVSIPIFQRIGLRYIDNCPVLKKTNASFRRYYNSTFPLSRFDISTVTEMDFKVLTKRNNYGLRYVESLQKSNDKDVLVLDFDAFANNIAPNEYLKVTDDLHRFISDEYDQTIKEPVRAFMRKRGAGSSEPG; translated from the coding sequence ATGGCTATCAAAGAAATTTTTCCCCATCCAACAGTGACCCAGGTGATTTTTCAGATAAGGTTCCCCAACCTTCTTTTTTTAGAGGGGAAGATGGGAGACTTCCAGCTGAAAATCATGAAGCAGTTCCCCGAATCCAATGTTGTGTTTCGCCGTCAATTTGCTTGGATTGATGTGGGTCCCAAAGTACAACTTGGAGAAATAAGAGATACCCAAGAAAAGGAGGGCGGAGCCGGTCAAAAGATATGGCAGTTTGTTTCTCCCTTAGGACTTCAGCTTAACGTACTCACCAACTCCCTCGATATTGTATCGACTCAACATAAAACTTATGATTTGGATGGTGAAGTGAAATTTAGAGAAATCATTAAGAACGTGGTCGATAACTTATTAGAGGTGGTTTCAATTCCAATCTTCCAACGCATAGGCCTGAGATACATCGACAACTGTCCCGTGCTAAAGAAAACAAACGCTTCGTTCCGACGGTACTACAATTCCACGTTTCCGCTGAGCCGTTTTGATATTTCTACAGTGACAGAAATGGATTTCAAGGTTTTGACAAAACGAAATAATTACGGTTTGAGATACGTAGAATCTCTTCAAAAGTCCAATGATAAAGATGTTCTTGTTCTCGATTTTGATGCTTTCGCAAACAATATTGCACCAAATGAATACCTAAAAGTAACCGATGATTTACATCGATTCATTTCTGACGAGTACGATCAAACAATAAAGGAACCTGTCAGGGCTTTTATGCGAAAACGGGGGGCTGGTTCAAGTGAACCGGGATAA
- a CDS encoding cell division protein FtsH: MFTPQQISGPVAPGQYNPMQVSGPGSYYPTQTTDPFSGMFSAMMPMIMMVMMMAIIMPMMKGVTSKD; encoded by the coding sequence ATGTTCACTCCACAGCAAATCAGCGGACCGGTAGCGCCGGGGCAGTATAACCCGATGCAGGTAAGCGGCCCGGGCTCTTACTACCCGACTCAGACCACCGATCCCTTTTCAGGGATGTTTTCCGCCATGATGCCCATGATCATGATGGTGATGATGATGGCTATCATCATGCCTATGATGAAGGGCGTCACGTCCAAGGACTGA
- a CDS encoding cell division protein FtsH, whose product MYTTQQFAGMQARPQQYQYGTVGGYYPQQTTDMTSMFSAMMPMIMMVMMMAIMMPMMKGITGKS is encoded by the coding sequence ATGTACACAACTCAGCAGTTCGCCGGGATGCAGGCCCGGCCCCAGCAATACCAGTATGGCACTGTCGGCGGCTACTATCCCCAGCAGACCACCGACATGACCAGCATGTTCTCGGCCATGATGCCCATGATCATGATGGTGATGATGATGGCCATCATGATGCCGATGATGAAAGGCATCACCGGTAAATCCTAG
- a CDS encoding cytosine permease: MNGYPAEYNNYQPMFWQSAFSAIIGVAMMIALGAWALSTVKKALKGEDVEFPL; encoded by the coding sequence ATGAATGGCTACCCCGCAGAATACAACAACTACCAGCCGATGTTCTGGCAGTCGGCGTTTTCGGCCATCATCGGTGTCGCCATGATGATCGCCCTGGGCGCCTGGGCTCTGTCCACGGTGAAAAAAGCCTTGAAAGGCGAAGACGTGGAGTTCCCGTTATGA
- a CDS encoding S8 family serine peptidase, with amino-acid sequence MRYALISKGLSLDRLEAEAKKAGAGNIRKAEVIGQVFCELDQAQADRLAAVSGMALRPLREYGTSQMAAQAPAVESISDVFYLLRSYFTPPITGTGLTVAVLDSGVRKTHRALQGKVVYEANFTESPTSGDVFGHGTQVAFTVAGGYHALGENSGVSPGAAIMNIKVIGDEGIASDEAIVLGIDRVCDLAEQARTSGFFPTDDLYPNVINLSLGGEDDGDPDNPVRVACRKASQEYGLDIIASAGNTGPKMTTVMLPACEPEVIAVGAVETFGELLVWERSSRGPTVQGETKPDFVIWGTNLEMASDKNDEDFLVKSGTSFAAPMLAGLTGLLWESGRRAYGEAWQYRWTQAREVAPYFSTKPQDVPLSKDNAYGYGLPAMGAMLGQVMQSASPVAQTTEMVQMMSAMMMMAGVMGAM; translated from the coding sequence ATGCGCTACGCCCTGATTTCCAAGGGTTTATCACTCGACCGTCTCGAGGCTGAGGCGAAGAAGGCTGGCGCCGGGAACATCAGAAAAGCCGAGGTCATCGGCCAGGTCTTCTGCGAACTCGACCAGGCTCAAGCCGACAGATTGGCCGCTGTCTCCGGCATGGCTCTCAGGCCGCTCAGAGAATATGGTACCAGCCAGATGGCCGCCCAGGCGCCGGCAGTCGAGAGCATCTCGGATGTCTTCTACCTGCTCAGGAGCTATTTTACCCCGCCGATAACTGGCACCGGCCTCACCGTAGCCGTGCTGGACAGCGGGGTGAGAAAGACCCACCGGGCGCTCCAGGGCAAAGTGGTTTATGAGGCTAACTTCACCGAGTCCCCGACGTCTGGCGACGTTTTCGGCCACGGCACTCAGGTGGCCTTCACCGTTGCCGGTGGCTACCACGCGCTGGGCGAAAACTCCGGCGTCTCGCCCGGTGCCGCCATCATGAACATCAAAGTCATCGGCGACGAAGGCATCGCCTCGGATGAGGCCATCGTGCTAGGCATCGACCGGGTCTGCGACCTGGCTGAGCAGGCGAGAACCTCGGGATTTTTTCCGACCGACGACCTCTACCCCAACGTCATCAACCTCTCCCTCGGCGGCGAGGACGACGGCGATCCCGACAACCCGGTGCGGGTCGCCTGCCGGAAGGCAAGTCAAGAATATGGCTTGGACATCATCGCCTCCGCGGGCAACACCGGTCCGAAAATGACCACGGTGATGCTGCCGGCTTGCGAGCCGGAAGTCATCGCCGTGGGGGCGGTTGAGACATTTGGCGAACTCCTTGTCTGGGAGAGATCCTCGCGGGGACCTACTGTCCAGGGCGAAACCAAGCCGGATTTCGTCATCTGGGGCACTAATCTCGAGATGGCCTCGGACAAGAACGACGAAGACTTTCTGGTGAAATCGGGAACGAGCTTTGCGGCGCCGATGCTGGCTGGCCTAACTGGCCTCCTCTGGGAAAGCGGCCGTAGGGCTTACGGTGAGGCCTGGCAATACCGCTGGACCCAGGCGCGAGAGGTAGCCCCTTACTTTTCAACCAAGCCGCAGGACGTCCCACTCTCTAAAGACAACGCCTACGGATATGGGCTGCCGGCCATGGGCGCCATGCTGGGCCAGGTGATGCAGAGCGCCTCGCCCGTTGCTCAAACCACGGAGATGGTTCAAATGATGTCGGCCATGATGATGATGGCAGGGGTAATGGGAGCGATGTAA
- a CDS encoding tyrosine-type recombinase/integrase translates to MGKAYLEIEEVAKLESAAEYLRDRLLIRLLFHLGCRVSEALALRVKDIDFRRGSVTIEHLKSRIKLSCPGCGARLGKGHKFCPVCGDKVEKAVAQEKEHHRYRTLPVDEVTLGMLKEYIGRGGAVERHSEKCLFDLRRNRAWQIVKDCAERAGIPRLVNAESGKTHNVSPHRLRDAFAVHAVKADDSGDGLRLLQEHLGHRSIVTTMKYRKVSGEEQKEWYQKLWS, encoded by the coding sequence GTGGGCAAGGCGTACCTGGAGATCGAAGAGGTAGCGAAGCTGGAAAGCGCGGCCGAATACCTTCGAGACCGGCTACTCATCCGGCTGCTCTTCCACCTCGGCTGCCGGGTGTCCGAGGCGCTGGCGCTCCGGGTCAAGGACATCGACTTCCGCCGCGGCTCGGTGACCATCGAACACCTGAAGTCGCGTATCAAGCTATCTTGTCCAGGCTGCGGCGCCAGGCTGGGCAAAGGGCACAAGTTTTGCCCGGTGTGCGGGGACAAGGTGGAGAAGGCTGTCGCCCAGGAGAAGGAGCATCATCGCTATCGGACCCTGCCGGTCGATGAAGTGACATTGGGCATGCTCAAAGAGTACATCGGCCGCGGCGGCGCCGTCGAGAGACACAGTGAAAAATGTCTTTTCGACCTCAGGCGCAACCGCGCCTGGCAGATCGTGAAGGACTGCGCCGAGCGCGCCGGTATCCCGCGCCTGGTGAACGCCGAAAGCGGCAAGACCCACAACGTCAGCCCGCATCGGCTGCGTGATGCCTTCGCCGTCCATGCAGTGAAGGCCGACGATTCCGGCGACGGGCTAAGGCTGCTACAAGAGCACCTGGGTCATCGGAGCATTGTCACTACCATGAAATACCGCAAGGTGTCGGGTGAGGAACAGAAAGAATGGTATCAGAAGCTCTGGAGTTAG
- a CDS encoding YkgJ family cysteine cluster protein, translating into MTMAWKMARLKPEALEEPMLLTGGCNRCYQCCICWIYELPDGSAAEAPRKGWCPHLDLEKRACRIWGDRPEGCWRFPTLRDFELGCVPESCGFRLIKGGNHGTLRQP; encoded by the coding sequence ATGACTATGGCGTGGAAAATGGCCAGGCTGAAACCTGAAGCCTTGGAAGAGCCGATGCTTCTTACCGGAGGCTGCAACCGGTGTTATCAGTGCTGCATCTGCTGGATATACGAGCTTCCCGACGGCAGCGCGGCTGAGGCGCCAAGAAAAGGCTGGTGCCCGCACCTGGACCTGGAAAAGAGAGCCTGCCGGATTTGGGGAGACCGTCCCGAGGGCTGCTGGCGTTTTCCGACACTCAGGGACTTTGAGCTCGGCTGCGTACCTGAAAGTTGCGGCTTCAGATTAATAAAAGGAGGAAATCATGGGACGTTACGCCAACCATGA
- a CDS encoding DUF192 domain-containing protein, with protein MTGQVTITIRDKELVAAVAATPWELTQGLGGLPGLVAGTGMLFDLGSPRFIEVTTVPMLFPLDIAFFSGDFRVTEVYRNVSPGYLVTSTSQARYFIEVNAGELDGIEVGHEVSVSWLPLEELPPVTPDLTSTIGLFGGSLATGAFLIALSHHFADSLFDFPAPESLAVAANSAAKCEIVTPRSYDLMSWVGAPVPNYSFSIEPEAKERRIDEVLKKLKEGVDGIQNSSHFRNFLLTMSKFHDYSIGNLILIAAQNPDAIRVAGFNTWKDLGRWVLKGAKGIAILAPCMPPKSALNPETADQEEEKKQDEDKEKRELLRPIYFKVVYVFDVSQTEGKPLPEFEVPVLTGEANEGLFDDIVHLVRVQGVIVGFNSRPYQDPAIKGFFSGKEIWVRPEESRAQQLKTLIHEVAHYYSEGVFHIPRRDAETIAESVAFAVGAHFGFDTGTRSFPYVALWAQDKKILERNLASIRQVTTRIIEGLESLVKQPVGAA; from the coding sequence ATGACTGGCCAGGTGACAATAACAATTAGAGACAAGGAACTGGTCGCTGCCGTGGCGGCCACCCCTTGGGAGCTGACGCAAGGCCTGGGCGGCTTGCCCGGGCTCGTGGCGGGAACCGGAATGCTTTTCGACCTCGGATCCCCTCGGTTCATCGAAGTGACCACCGTCCCGATGCTTTTCCCCTTGGATATCGCTTTTTTTTCAGGCGACTTCAGGGTCACCGAGGTCTATAGGAATGTCTCGCCTGGCTATCTGGTTACTTCGACATCTCAAGCTCGATATTTTATTGAGGTTAACGCTGGAGAACTGGACGGGATTGAAGTTGGTCACGAGGTCTCGGTCAGCTGGTTGCCTCTTGAAGAACTTCCGCCGGTCACGCCGGATTTGACGAGCACCATCGGGTTGTTTGGTGGATCACTGGCGACAGGAGCATTCCTGATTGCGCTGTCCCACCACTTTGCTGACTCGCTTTTCGATTTTCCCGCTCCTGAGTCACTCGCAGTAGCGGCAAATTCGGCGGCCAAATGCGAGATCGTCACTCCCCGAAGTTACGACCTGATGAGCTGGGTCGGCGCGCCGGTACCGAATTACAGCTTCTCAATTGAACCGGAAGCTAAAGAGCGCCGCATCGATGAGGTTCTTAAAAAACTCAAAGAAGGCGTTGATGGCATCCAGAACAGCAGCCATTTTAGGAACTTCCTGCTCACCATGTCGAAGTTCCATGATTACTCCATCGGCAACCTCATCCTAATTGCAGCACAGAATCCTGATGCTATCCGCGTAGCCGGCTTCAATACTTGGAAAGATCTCGGCCGCTGGGTGTTGAAAGGTGCGAAGGGTATCGCCATCTTGGCGCCATGCATGCCGCCGAAATCAGCCCTGAACCCTGAGACGGCTGATCAAGAGGAAGAGAAGAAACAAGACGAGGACAAAGAGAAGCGCGAACTGCTGCGGCCAATCTATTTCAAGGTGGTCTATGTCTTCGACGTCAGCCAGACCGAAGGCAAGCCGCTGCCCGAGTTTGAAGTGCCGGTGCTCACCGGCGAAGCCAACGAGGGGCTTTTCGATGACATCGTTCATCTTGTAAGAGTTCAGGGTGTGATTGTCGGTTTCAACTCCCGTCCGTACCAGGATCCTGCCATCAAAGGCTTCTTTTCCGGCAAAGAAATCTGGGTCCGGCCTGAGGAATCGCGGGCACAGCAGCTGAAGACGCTGATCCACGAAGTAGCTCATTACTACTCCGAAGGCGTCTTCCATATTCCGAGGCGCGACGCGGAAACCATCGCCGAGAGCGTTGCCTTCGCGGTTGGCGCCCACTTTGGTTTCGACACCGGAACCAGGTCATTCCCCTACGTCGCCCTTTGGGCGCAGGATAAGAAGATCCTTGAGCGAAATCTGGCCTCGATTCGCCAGGTGACTACCAGAATCATCGAAGGCCTCGAATCGCTGGTGAAACAGCCGGTAGGAGCGGCTTAG